Proteins encoded within one genomic window of Micromonospora halotolerans:
- a CDS encoding methyltransferase domain-containing protein gives MPTHVHDTDYAFDNGAPDAVPQMRALESFLDPITARRIAPPVLAPDGVCWEVGAGGGSVARSLARAVGRGGRVLATDLDTAHLTPAGNLDVRRHDVRTEPPPGDAFDLIHARLVLLHLPERRRVLASLAGALAPGGWLVVEEFDCTAPLRVLAAPSDDAAKLFAQVTDAMLDILQNHGADLAWAQDVHGELVAAGLVEVDTVVHAQSWPGGSLGASLYGTNSRQLEPELLDAGLSPGQMEAFRRLLRDPGFAVMSYQFVSTRGRRPAAR, from the coding sequence ATGCCGACCCACGTCCACGACACCGACTACGCCTTCGACAACGGCGCCCCGGACGCCGTGCCCCAGATGCGGGCGCTGGAGTCCTTCCTGGATCCGATCACCGCGCGCCGGATCGCCCCGCCGGTGCTCGCCCCCGACGGCGTGTGCTGGGAGGTCGGCGCCGGCGGCGGTTCGGTCGCCCGCAGCCTGGCCCGGGCGGTCGGCCGGGGCGGCCGGGTGCTGGCCACCGACCTCGACACCGCGCACCTCACCCCCGCCGGCAACCTCGACGTACGCCGGCACGACGTGCGTACCGAGCCGCCGCCCGGCGACGCCTTCGACCTGATCCACGCGCGGCTGGTGCTGCTGCACCTGCCGGAGCGGCGGCGCGTGCTGGCCTCGCTGGCCGGCGCGCTGGCCCCCGGCGGCTGGCTGGTCGTCGAGGAGTTCGACTGCACGGCGCCGCTGCGGGTGCTGGCCGCGCCGAGCGACGACGCGGCGAAGCTCTTCGCCCAGGTGACCGACGCGATGCTCGACATCCTGCAGAACCACGGCGCCGACCTGGCCTGGGCGCAGGACGTGCACGGCGAACTGGTGGCGGCGGGGCTGGTCGAGGTGGACACGGTCGTCCACGCGCAGAGCTGGCCCGGCGGCTCCCTCGGGGCGTCGCTGTACGGGACGAACTCCCGGCAGTTGGAGCCGGAGCTGCTCGACGCCGGTTTGTCGCCCGGTCAGATGGAGGCGTTCCGCCGGCTGCTGCGGGACCCGGGGTTCGCCGTGATGTCGTACCAGTTCGTGTCGACCCGGGGACGGCGGCCGGCGGCACGGTGA
- a CDS encoding DUF72 domain-containing protein, producing the protein MWTHRAWPGRYLTHPLSAHERLRAYAEWCTAVEGNTTFYATPSPETVASWARQTEPDFRFVPKLPKVVTHERRLTGADAELRAFLNAVEPLGPRAHALWVQLPGSFGPGDVPTLARFLRGLPTTHRYAVEVRHPAFFTDAGAARALEDALARVGAEWIPFDTTAFFRTPPTSDAEREAWLKKPRLPLRTRALTDRPIVRYLGRDDPARTVEGWQPWLDVVTGWLREGRSPTVFVHTPDNADAPDLARRFHDQVRARLPGVAPLPEPAPVAPSTLF; encoded by the coding sequence ATGTGGACGCACAGGGCCTGGCCGGGGCGCTACCTGACGCACCCGCTGTCGGCCCACGAGCGGCTGCGCGCCTACGCCGAGTGGTGCACCGCGGTCGAGGGGAACACCACCTTCTACGCCACCCCGTCCCCGGAGACGGTGGCGTCCTGGGCGCGGCAGACCGAGCCCGACTTCCGCTTCGTGCCCAAGCTGCCGAAGGTCGTCACGCACGAGCGCCGGCTCACCGGCGCCGACGCGGAGCTGCGGGCCTTCCTGAACGCCGTCGAACCCCTCGGCCCGCGCGCGCACGCCCTCTGGGTGCAGCTGCCCGGCTCGTTCGGCCCCGGCGACGTGCCCACGCTGGCCCGCTTCCTGCGCGGCCTGCCCACCACCCACCGGTACGCCGTCGAGGTCCGCCACCCCGCGTTCTTCACCGACGCCGGCGCGGCGCGCGCCCTGGAGGACGCGCTCGCCCGGGTCGGCGCGGAGTGGATCCCGTTCGACACCACGGCGTTCTTCCGCACCCCGCCGACCAGCGACGCGGAACGGGAGGCGTGGCTGAAGAAGCCCCGCCTCCCGCTGCGGACCCGGGCGCTGACCGACCGGCCGATCGTCCGCTACCTCGGGCGCGACGACCCGGCACGCACGGTCGAGGGCTGGCAGCCGTGGCTCGACGTGGTGACCGGCTGGCTGCGCGAGGGCCGCTCCCCGACCGTGTTCGTGCACACCCCGGACAACGCCGACGCGCCCGACCTCGCCCGCCGCTTCCACGACCAGGTCCGGGCGCGCCTGCCCGGGGTCGCGCCGCTGCCCGAGCCGGCGCCGGTCGCCCCCTCGACGCTGTTCTGA
- a CDS encoding SigE family RNA polymerase sigma factor — translation MERLGMARGDAEFVEFATAASARLVHAAFLMTGNHHQAEDAAQTALVRTYASWSRVRNGDAYGYARSVLVNHLVDAWRRPIREYPTEDLPEPHGGDVADEVATRRWLLAILGTLTPRERAVVVLRHYFDLPEAQVARELDVSVGTVKSTASRALEKLRAAGLTAREPEGTRR, via the coding sequence GTGGAGAGGCTGGGCATGGCCCGGGGTGACGCGGAGTTCGTCGAGTTCGCGACGGCGGCGTCCGCGCGGCTGGTGCACGCCGCCTTCCTGATGACGGGCAACCATCACCAGGCCGAGGACGCGGCCCAGACCGCGCTGGTCCGCACCTACGCGTCGTGGTCGCGGGTCCGCAACGGCGACGCCTACGGCTACGCCCGGTCGGTGCTGGTGAACCATCTCGTGGACGCCTGGCGGCGGCCGATCCGGGAGTACCCCACCGAGGACCTCCCGGAGCCGCACGGCGGTGACGTGGCGGACGAGGTGGCGACCCGGCGCTGGCTGCTCGCCATCCTCGGCACGCTCACCCCGCGCGAGCGGGCCGTCGTCGTCCTGCGTCACTACTTCGACCTTCCGGAGGCCCAGGTGGCCCGCGAACTCGACGTCTCGGTGGGGACCGTCAAGAGCACCGCCTCCCGGGCCCTGGAGAAGCTGCGCGCCGCGGGCCTCACCGCGCGCGAGCCGGAGGGGACGCGGCGATGA
- a CDS encoding GGDEF domain-containing protein, with protein MRERRRRTLISAALHAVSHSVAVVYCLLTLGAPNRDLMLTAYGCGLAAGVLGTWAATRVTTKASSYRLSFSLLMLTLVMAALGAYWDGGVTSPAALGFVTTSVFVAGYTPHLRLMVGLEVLTVGAYLVVAVAGRPAPAGHVFVYLAGMLVLASVCSTQTRALARQRSQLRALASLDPLTGALNRRGLAELATFLFHAGCRPGPSLLCLDLDDFKLVNDRLGHAAGDDLLRRVVAATRTVLRAEDALARIGGDEFVVVLSDADRESARAAAARIEAAVRGLAGVSVGSATAPHDGDTLDRLLHVADQRLYLVKQQRRRTAGRLLADGTGRG; from the coding sequence ATGAGAGAGCGCCGCCGCCGCACGCTGATCAGCGCGGCCCTCCACGCCGTCTCCCACTCGGTCGCCGTCGTCTACTGTCTCCTGACGCTCGGCGCGCCCAACCGGGACCTGATGCTCACGGCGTACGGCTGCGGCCTGGCGGCGGGTGTCCTCGGCACGTGGGCGGCCACCCGGGTGACCACCAAGGCGTCCAGCTACCGGCTCTCGTTCAGCCTCCTGATGCTCACGCTGGTGATGGCGGCGCTCGGCGCGTACTGGGACGGCGGCGTGACGTCACCGGCCGCGCTGGGGTTCGTGACCACGTCCGTGTTCGTCGCCGGCTACACACCGCACCTGCGGCTCATGGTGGGGCTGGAGGTGCTCACCGTCGGGGCGTACCTCGTCGTCGCCGTCGCCGGGCGGCCGGCCCCCGCCGGTCACGTGTTCGTCTACCTGGCCGGCATGCTGGTGCTGGCCTCGGTCTGCTCGACGCAGACCCGGGCCCTCGCCCGGCAGCGGTCCCAGCTGCGCGCCCTGGCGTCCCTGGACCCGCTCACCGGCGCGTTGAACCGGCGTGGCCTGGCCGAGCTGGCCACGTTCCTGTTCCACGCCGGCTGCCGTCCCGGCCCGTCGCTGCTCTGCCTGGACCTGGACGACTTCAAGCTCGTGAACGACCGCCTCGGGCACGCCGCCGGTGACGACCTGCTCCGCCGGGTGGTGGCGGCGACCCGGACCGTCCTGCGGGCCGAGGACGCCCTGGCCCGCATCGGCGGCGACGAGTTCGTGGTGGTGCTGTCCGACGCCGACCGGGAGTCGGCGCGGGCCGCGGCGGCCCGGATCGAGGCGGCCGTCCGGGGCCTGGCCGGCGTCAGCGTCGGCTCGGCCACCGCCCCCCACGACGGTGACACCCTCGACCGCCTGCTGCACGTCGCCGACCAGCGGCTCTACCTGGTGAAGCAGCAACGCCGCCGGACGGCGGGACGCCTGCTCGCGGACGGCACCGGTCGCGGCTGA
- a CDS encoding DUF3152 domain-containing protein, with product MTRTVDRARGGGTMLLLATLLSGCAPPAAGRAAGPPPAVPAATARAAAPASARQPPVRIGYPGHGHGRWRFAAGEPATPTGTRRLLRYRVAVEGDIRGVPPADFAAEVTRTLSDPQGWTADGVLTLRRVGRDQPADFTVYLATPGTRDELCQDRPDGYTSCRRGDRVVLNVARWAGGVPGYGAGLATYRRYMVNHEVGHRLGHGHERCPGRGRPAPVMQQQTLGLHGCTPNALPYPHGRRYAGPPGTYADPVPPRERGRPG from the coding sequence ATGACGAGGACCGTGGACCGGGCTCGCGGTGGCGGGACGATGCTACTGCTGGCCACGCTGCTGTCCGGCTGCGCGCCGCCCGCGGCCGGCCGGGCCGCCGGCCCGCCGCCCGCCGTTCCGGCCGCCACCGCGCGGGCGGCGGCGCCGGCGTCCGCCCGGCAGCCTCCGGTCCGGATCGGCTATCCCGGCCACGGCCACGGCCGGTGGCGGTTCGCCGCCGGCGAGCCCGCGACCCCGACGGGTACGCGCCGGCTGCTGCGTTACCGCGTCGCGGTGGAGGGCGACATCCGCGGGGTGCCGCCGGCCGACTTCGCCGCGGAGGTCACCCGCACCCTGAGCGACCCGCAGGGCTGGACCGCGGACGGGGTCCTCACCCTGCGCCGGGTCGGGCGGGACCAGCCGGCCGACTTCACCGTCTACCTCGCCACCCCCGGCACCCGGGACGAGCTGTGCCAGGACCGGCCGGACGGCTACACCTCCTGCCGCCGGGGCGACCGGGTGGTGCTCAACGTCGCCCGCTGGGCCGGCGGGGTGCCGGGCTACGGCGCGGGACTCGCCACCTACCGCCGGTACATGGTCAACCACGAGGTCGGCCACCGGCTCGGCCACGGGCACGAGCGGTGCCCGGGGCGGGGCCGGCCGGCGCCCGTGATGCAGCAGCAGACCCTGGGCCTGCACGGCTGCACGCCGAACGCGCTGCCCTACCCGCACGGCCGGCGGTACGCCGGACCGCCGGGGACGTACGCCGACCCGGTGCCGCCCCGCGAGCGCGGCCGGCCCGGTTGA
- a CDS encoding phosphocholine-specific phospholipase C, producing the protein MASVDRRNFLKMMSAPVAAAALPVDFSKALAIPANNRTGSIEDVEHVIFLMQENRSFDHFFGTLRGVRGFADPHPVTLPSGRSVWHQPNGSADLLPFRPEVPDLGQTFLPDPPHGWADTHGAWNGGRYDRWVPNKGVVTMTHHTRGDLPYHFALADAFTVCDNYHCSVLASTDPNRYHMWTGWVGNDGKGGGPVIDNAEAGYDWSTYPERLERAGVSWKVYQDVGLGLTADGYWGWTGDPFIGNYGDNSLLYFHQYQNARPGTPLADRAKTGTEISKQDRSPEALLADFRRDVANGTLPQVSWIVAPEAYSEHPNWGPDYGAWYMSQVVDILASHPEVWSKMALFVTYDEEGGFFDHLVPPTPPQSRAEGLSTVPTTNEIFPGDGRRAAGPYGLGVRVPMIVVSPWTRGGWVNSQVFDHTSLIRFLEARFAKGRADLVESNITPWRRAVVGDLTSAFDFRTPNASPRVTLPDTADLKPVDLTRQPDEVPVPPADPRLPGQERGVRPARALPYTLHVDGRATGTSFQLDFRNSGGVAGVFGVRSADPAQAPRTYTVEPGKQVSDTWDATAGYDLEVHGPNGFFRRFTGGAGAGIDVRARYDERDHHVGLTLVNRGAKRVEVAVADRYSSRRTRLSLKPGEAASPSWSLSRAHGWYDLHCDRLRGPRVHGPLRRSRRERQAQHQRPGHGRPDLILVASRGDRPPRAGRAVTSGSGAASPIRRGCSLAGPSGRSLSPHRTSGRGPHMTISHLTVGHGPHRVLALHGWFGSAEGWGWLPELIDAERFTWAFPDYRGYGARRDVAGEHTIAEIARDALELADSLGWDSFSVVGHSMGGSAAQRVLADAPGRVTRLVGISPVPASGVPFDLQGWTLFDGAATNPANRRAIIDLTTGNRLSGRWLDDMVRFSLAHSTPKAFGAYLTAWARTDFTDEVKGNPVPALAVVGEHDPALGADTMRETWLRHYPNARLEVLANAGHYAMYETPVRLVTVLEEFLGR; encoded by the coding sequence ATGGCAAGTGTGGACCGTCGAAATTTCCTGAAGATGATGAGTGCTCCGGTGGCGGCGGCCGCCCTGCCGGTGGACTTCAGCAAGGCCCTCGCCATCCCGGCTAACAACCGGACCGGTTCGATCGAGGACGTCGAGCACGTCATCTTCCTCATGCAGGAGAACCGCTCCTTCGACCACTTCTTCGGCACCCTGCGCGGGGTCCGGGGCTTCGCGGACCCGCACCCGGTGACGCTGCCCTCCGGCCGCAGCGTCTGGCACCAGCCGAACGGCTCGGCCGACCTGCTGCCGTTCCGGCCCGAGGTGCCGGACCTCGGGCAGACCTTCCTGCCGGACCCGCCGCACGGGTGGGCCGACACCCACGGCGCCTGGAACGGCGGCCGGTACGACCGGTGGGTGCCGAACAAGGGCGTGGTCACCATGACCCACCACACCCGCGGCGACCTGCCGTACCACTTCGCCCTCGCCGACGCCTTCACCGTCTGCGACAACTACCACTGCTCGGTGCTGGCCTCGACCGACCCCAACCGCTACCACATGTGGACCGGCTGGGTCGGCAACGACGGCAAGGGCGGCGGCCCGGTCATCGACAACGCCGAGGCCGGCTACGACTGGTCGACCTACCCGGAGCGGCTGGAGCGCGCCGGGGTCTCCTGGAAGGTCTACCAGGACGTCGGCCTGGGTCTGACCGCCGACGGTTACTGGGGCTGGACCGGGGACCCGTTCATCGGCAACTACGGGGACAACTCGCTGCTCTACTTCCACCAGTACCAGAACGCCCGGCCCGGCACCCCGCTGGCGGACCGGGCGAAGACCGGCACCGAGATCTCGAAGCAGGACCGCTCCCCCGAGGCGCTGCTGGCCGACTTCCGGCGGGACGTGGCGAACGGGACGCTGCCGCAGGTCTCCTGGATCGTCGCGCCGGAGGCCTACAGCGAGCACCCGAACTGGGGGCCGGACTACGGCGCCTGGTACATGTCGCAGGTCGTCGACATCCTGGCCAGCCACCCCGAGGTGTGGAGCAAGATGGCCCTGTTCGTCACGTACGACGAGGAGGGTGGCTTCTTCGACCACCTGGTGCCGCCGACGCCGCCGCAGAGTCGCGCCGAGGGCCTGTCCACCGTGCCCACCACCAACGAGATCTTCCCCGGCGACGGTCGGCGGGCCGCCGGCCCGTACGGCCTCGGCGTCCGGGTGCCGATGATCGTCGTCTCGCCGTGGACCCGGGGCGGCTGGGTCAACTCGCAGGTGTTCGACCACACCTCACTGATCCGCTTCCTGGAGGCCCGGTTCGCCAAGGGCCGGGCCGACCTGGTCGAGTCCAACATCACGCCGTGGCGGCGCGCGGTGGTCGGCGACCTGACCAGTGCGTTCGACTTCCGGACCCCGAACGCCTCGCCGCGGGTGACGCTGCCGGACACCGCCGATCTCAAGCCGGTCGACCTCACCCGTCAGCCCGACGAGGTGCCGGTGCCGCCGGCCGACCCGCGTCTGCCCGGCCAGGAGCGGGGGGTACGGCCCGCGCGGGCCCTCCCGTACACCCTGCACGTGGACGGGCGGGCCACCGGCACGTCGTTCCAGCTCGACTTCCGCAACTCCGGCGGCGTCGCCGGCGTCTTCGGAGTGCGCTCGGCCGACCCGGCGCAGGCACCCCGCACCTACACGGTCGAGCCGGGCAAGCAGGTGAGCGACACCTGGGACGCCACCGCCGGCTACGACCTCGAGGTGCACGGCCCCAACGGCTTCTTCCGCCGCTTCACCGGCGGCGCGGGCGCGGGCATCGACGTCCGGGCCCGCTACGACGAGCGCGACCACCACGTCGGCCTGACCCTGGTGAACCGCGGCGCGAAGCGGGTCGAGGTGGCCGTCGCGGACCGCTACTCGTCGCGGCGGACCCGGCTGTCGCTCAAGCCGGGCGAGGCGGCGTCGCCGTCGTGGTCGCTGTCGCGGGCGCACGGCTGGTACGACCTTCACTGTGACCGTCTCCGCGGACCCCGCGTTCACGGTCCGCTACGCCGGTCACGTCGAGAACGGCAAGCCCAGCATCAGCGACCCGGCCATGGGCGGCCTGATCTGATCCTCGTCGCATCGCGAGGTGACCGTCCACCCCGGGCGGGGCGGGCGGTCACCTCGGGCAGCGGTGCGGCGTCGCCTATCCGACGCGGGTGTTCCCTCGCCGGGCCGTCAGGTCGTTCACTGTCGCCACACCGCACCAGTGGAAGGGGCCCGCACATGACGATCAGCCACCTCACCGTCGGTCACGGGCCGCACCGGGTGCTGGCCCTGCACGGGTGGTTCGGCTCGGCGGAGGGCTGGGGCTGGCTGCCGGAGCTGATCGACGCCGAGCGCTTCACCTGGGCGTTCCCGGACTACCGGGGCTACGGCGCGCGCAGGGACGTGGCCGGCGAGCACACCATCGCCGAGATCGCCCGCGACGCCCTGGAGCTGGCCGACTCCCTCGGCTGGGACTCCTTCTCGGTGGTCGGGCACTCGATGGGCGGCAGCGCCGCCCAGCGGGTCCTCGCCGACGCCCCCGGGCGGGTGACCCGCCTCGTCGGCATCAGCCCGGTCCCGGCGAGCGGCGTGCCGTTCGACCTGCAGGGCTGGACGCTGTTCGACGGGGCGGCGACCAACCCGGCCAACCGGCGCGCGATCATCGACCTCACCACGGGCAACCGGCTGTCCGGCCGCTGGCTCGACGACATGGTGCGGTTCTCCCTGGCCCACTCCACCCCGAAGGCGTTCGGCGCGTACCTCACCGCGTGGGCGCGGACCGACTTCACCGACGAGGTGAAGGGCAACCCGGTGCCGGCGCTGGCCGTGGTCGGCGAGCACGACCCCGCGCTGGGCGCCGACACGATGCGCGAGACGTGGCTGCGCCACTACCCCAACGCCCGGCTCGAGGTGCTCGCCAACGCGGGCCACTACGCCATGTACGAGACCCCGGTGCGGCTGGTCACGGTGCTGGAGGAGTTCCTCGGGCGGTAG
- a CDS encoding ATP-binding protein, translating to MTSETDRLTPDELRRLFLFESLTPEQLAHLTEHGRVERRRAGEAVYVEGEPASCFYVLLHGTVTLHRRVQGDDMEVSRTSQPGVYGGAMQAYVGDLAEQRYLNSLFAVTDCAVFALPAQIIAEAMRSWFPMATHLLEGLFIGMRNSQTIVGERERLLALGALSAGLTHELNNPAAAAVRATSALRGRVAKMRHKLAMIADGRLDGRRLHDLVSLQEEAVKRAAAAPALTPLAASDAEDELADWLDEHGVRGAWELAPTLVAGGIDSGWLSQVDAAVGADDLESAIHWITYTIDTELLMGEIDDAVTRVSGLVGAAKQYSQLDRAPYQTVDVHDLLDATLVMLQAKIPAGVRVVKEYDRTVPAVPAYAAELNQVWTNLIDNALGAMGDAGTLTIRTGRKEDRLIVEIGDTGGGIPPDIRPRIFEPFFTTKPVGEGTGLGLDISYRIVVNKHHGDIRVRSEPGDTRFVVLLPLTPA from the coding sequence GTGACCAGCGAAACCGACCGGCTCACGCCCGACGAGCTGCGGCGCCTCTTCCTCTTCGAGTCGCTCACCCCGGAGCAGCTCGCGCACCTGACGGAGCACGGCCGGGTGGAGCGGCGCCGCGCCGGCGAGGCCGTCTACGTGGAAGGCGAGCCGGCGAGCTGCTTCTACGTGCTGCTGCACGGCACGGTGACGCTGCACCGCCGGGTCCAGGGCGACGACATGGAGGTCAGCCGGACCAGCCAGCCCGGCGTCTACGGCGGCGCCATGCAGGCGTACGTGGGCGACCTGGCCGAGCAGCGCTATCTCAACAGCCTCTTCGCGGTGACCGACTGCGCGGTCTTCGCGCTCCCGGCCCAGATCATCGCCGAGGCGATGCGCAGCTGGTTCCCGATGGCGACCCACCTGCTGGAGGGGCTGTTCATCGGGATGCGCAACTCGCAGACCATCGTCGGCGAGCGGGAACGGCTGCTGGCCCTGGGCGCCCTCTCGGCCGGGCTCACCCACGAGCTCAACAACCCGGCGGCGGCCGCGGTGCGGGCCACCTCGGCGCTGCGCGGCCGGGTCGCCAAGATGCGGCACAAGCTCGCCATGATCGCGGACGGCCGGCTCGACGGCCGGCGCCTGCACGACCTCGTCTCCCTGCAGGAGGAGGCGGTGAAGCGGGCCGCCGCCGCGCCCGCGCTGACCCCGCTGGCGGCCAGCGACGCCGAGGACGAGCTGGCCGACTGGCTCGACGAGCACGGTGTCCGGGGCGCCTGGGAGCTGGCCCCGACGCTGGTCGCCGGGGGCATCGACAGCGGCTGGCTGAGCCAGGTGGACGCCGCGGTCGGCGCCGACGACCTGGAGTCGGCGATCCACTGGATCACCTACACCATCGACACCGAACTGCTCATGGGCGAGATCGACGACGCGGTCACCCGGGTCTCCGGGCTGGTCGGCGCCGCGAAGCAGTACTCCCAGCTGGACCGGGCGCCCTACCAGACGGTCGACGTGCACGACCTGCTCGACGCCACCCTGGTCATGCTCCAGGCCAAGATCCCGGCCGGGGTGCGGGTGGTGAAGGAGTACGACCGGACGGTGCCGGCCGTTCCCGCGTACGCCGCCGAGCTGAACCAGGTCTGGACGAACCTCATCGACAACGCGCTCGGCGCGATGGGTGACGCCGGCACGCTGACGATCCGGACCGGCCGCAAGGAGGACCGGTTGATCGTGGAGATCGGTGACACCGGCGGCGGCATCCCGCCGGACATCCGGCCGCGCATCTTCGAGCCGTTCTTCACCACGAAGCCCGTCGGTGAGGGCACCGGCCTCGGGCTGGACATCTCCTACCGGATCGTCGTCAACAAGCACCACGGGGACATCCGGGTGCGGTCCGAGCCGGGCGACACGCGGTTCGTCGTGCTGCTGCCGCTGACGCCGGCCTGA
- a CDS encoding FAD-dependent oxidoreductase, translated as MPNPAILTVDDDPAVSRAVARDLRRRYGDRYRVVRADSAEAALEALRELKLRGEQVAVLIADYRMPQMNGIEFLEAAMDLFPTARRVLLTAYADTDAAINAINVVDLDHYLLKPWHPPEEKLYPVLDQLLESWTAGAATAAPELRVVGHRWSAPSFTARDFLARNLVPFRWVPADEPEGAGLLAAAGVTANDVPLVVTADGKSLVQPTTADLAAQVGLATTPAAEFYDLVVVGAGPAGLGAAVYGASEGLRTVLIERRATGGQAGQSSRIENYLGFPDGVSGAQLTDRARRQALRFGAELLSAREVVALEDAGGARVLRFADGSSVAAHTVVLATGVSYRMLPAPGLAELTGRGCFYGSVASEAPSCSGEDVYIVGGANSAGQAAVHFSRYARRVHLLIRGDDLTRSMSSYLIEQIARIDTIEVHPHTEVVGGAGQEHLEEVTLRDTRTGETRRVDTSWLFVFIGAEPGTDWLDGAVARDSRGFVLTGPDLTRGGGRPAGWALPRDPYHLESSMPGVFAAGDVRAESVKRVASAVGEGAMAVSLVHRYLEAQ; from the coding sequence ATGCCCAACCCCGCGATCCTCACCGTCGACGACGACCCGGCCGTCTCCCGGGCGGTCGCCCGCGACCTGCGGCGCCGCTACGGCGACCGGTACCGGGTGGTGCGGGCCGACTCCGCCGAGGCGGCGCTGGAGGCGCTGCGCGAGCTGAAACTCCGCGGCGAGCAGGTGGCGGTGCTGATCGCCGACTACCGGATGCCGCAGATGAACGGCATCGAGTTCCTCGAGGCCGCCATGGACCTCTTCCCCACGGCGCGGCGGGTGCTGCTCACCGCGTACGCCGACACCGACGCCGCGATCAACGCGATCAACGTGGTCGACCTCGACCACTACCTGCTCAAGCCCTGGCACCCGCCGGAGGAGAAGCTCTACCCGGTGCTGGACCAGCTGCTGGAGTCGTGGACGGCCGGCGCGGCCACGGCCGCCCCCGAGCTGCGCGTGGTCGGGCACCGCTGGTCGGCCCCGTCGTTCACCGCGCGCGACTTCCTGGCCCGCAACCTGGTGCCGTTCCGCTGGGTGCCCGCCGACGAGCCGGAGGGCGCCGGGCTGCTCGCGGCGGCCGGGGTGACCGCGAACGACGTACCCCTGGTCGTGACGGCCGACGGCAAGTCGCTGGTGCAGCCGACGACGGCCGACCTGGCCGCGCAGGTCGGGCTGGCCACGACGCCGGCCGCGGAGTTCTACGACCTGGTGGTGGTCGGCGCCGGTCCGGCCGGGCTCGGGGCGGCCGTCTACGGCGCCTCGGAGGGGCTGCGGACGGTGCTGATCGAGCGGCGGGCCACCGGCGGCCAGGCCGGGCAGAGCAGCCGGATCGAGAACTACCTCGGCTTCCCGGACGGCGTCTCCGGGGCCCAGCTGACCGACCGGGCCCGCCGGCAGGCGCTGCGGTTCGGCGCCGAGCTGCTCAGCGCCCGCGAGGTGGTGGCCCTGGAGGACGCCGGTGGGGCGCGGGTCCTGCGGTTCGCCGACGGCAGCAGCGTCGCCGCGCACACGGTGGTGCTGGCCACCGGCGTCTCCTACCGGATGCTGCCCGCGCCCGGGCTGGCCGAGCTGACCGGCCGGGGCTGCTTCTACGGCTCGGTGGCCAGCGAGGCGCCGAGCTGCTCGGGAGAGGACGTCTACATCGTCGGTGGCGCGAACTCCGCCGGCCAGGCCGCCGTGCACTTCTCCCGGTACGCCCGCCGGGTGCACCTGCTGATCCGCGGGGACGACCTGACCCGCTCGATGTCCAGCTACCTGATCGAGCAGATCGCCCGGATCGACACCATCGAGGTCCACCCGCACACCGAGGTGGTCGGCGGCGCCGGCCAGGAGCACCTCGAGGAGGTGACCCTGCGCGACACCCGCACCGGTGAGACGCGGCGCGTCGACACCTCGTGGCTGTTCGTGTTCATCGGCGCGGAGCCGGGCACCGACTGGCTCGACGGCGCGGTCGCCCGGGACAGCCGGGGCTTCGTCCTCACCGGGCCGGACCTGACCCGGGGCGGCGGCCGGCCCGCCGGCTGGGCGCTGCCCCGCGACCCGTACCACCTGGAGTCCAGCATGCCGGGCGTCTTCGCCGCCGGTGACGTGCGGGCCGAGTCGGTGAAGCGGGTGGCCTCGGCCGTTGGCGAGGGCGCCATGGCGGTCTCGCTCGTGCACCGCTACCTGGAGGCCCAGTGA
- a CDS encoding DUF5709 domain-containing protein gives MSQTERTDIADEWNVAEDDGVLDASDTLDDDRTGDPLDTGIVAADHWSAANRFGTTPAEERAGESLAQLLAQEEPDLDPYAEAPDDEDELTRRGYEREARTGRLVADDEGLGEDEQADSVAWDAGVDGGAASAEEAAMHLVDDPNGPGDGPLR, from the coding sequence ATGAGCCAGACCGAGCGGACCGACATCGCGGACGAGTGGAACGTGGCGGAGGACGACGGCGTCCTGGACGCCTCGGACACCCTCGACGACGACCGGACGGGCGACCCCCTCGACACCGGCATCGTCGCCGCCGACCACTGGAGCGCGGCGAACCGGTTCGGCACCACGCCCGCCGAGGAGCGGGCCGGCGAGTCCCTCGCGCAGCTGCTCGCCCAGGAGGAACCGGACCTCGACCCGTACGCCGAGGCGCCCGACGACGAGGACGAGCTGACCCGCCGGGGCTACGAGCGGGAGGCGCGCACCGGACGCCTGGTGGCCGACGACGAGGGCCTCGGCGAGGACGAGCAGGCGGACTCGGTCGCCTGGGACGCGGGCGTCGACGGGGGCGCGGCCAGCGCCGAGGAGGCCGCCATGCACCTGGTCGACGACCCGAACGGCCCCGGAGACGGCCCGCTGCGCTGA